A region of Argentina anserina chromosome 5, drPotAnse1.1, whole genome shotgun sequence DNA encodes the following proteins:
- the LOC126793285 gene encoding LOW QUALITY PROTEIN: probable pectinesterase 68 (The sequence of the model RefSeq protein was modified relative to this genomic sequence to represent the inferred CDS: deleted 1 base in 1 codon), which yields MASLLSSSFLYFHFFCFILTLLLFHAEQAQARRSSFDILSSPATGNNISSSSSNRTSNQRKWVGPVGYRHITVDIRGSGDFTSVQSAVNAVPVNNTVNVIIHIKPGCYIEKVVVPATKPYITFKGGGKDATVIEWHDRASDRGPNGQQLRTYRTASVTVLANYFSARNISFKNTAPAPMPGMQGWQAVAFRISGDKAYFSGCGFYGAQDTLCDDVGRHYFKECYIEGSIDFIFGNGRSMYKDCELHSIASKFGSIAAQFRKSPDDKSGFAFLNCRVTGKGPLYVGRAMGKYARIVYSYTYFDDVVAHGAWDDWNTTSTKTDFLGVYKCWGPGAEALRGVSYAPELDFDTAHPFLRKSFVNGRHWIAPNDA from the exons ATGGCTTCTCTTCTATCATCTTCATTCCTTTATTTCcacttcttttgtttcatacTCACTTTGCTGTTGTTTCATGCAGAACAAGCTCAAGCTAGGAGAAGCAGTTTCGATATTCTCAGCTCTCCGGCGACAGGAAATAATATTAGTAGCAGTTCCTCCAACCGGACCAGCAACCAGCGGAAGTGGGTCGGGCCAGTCGGCTACCGCCACATCACCGTGGACATAAGAGGTTCCGGCGACTTCACGTCCGTCCAGTCCGCTGTCAATGCAGTTCCAGTCAACAATACGGTCAATGTCATCATCCACATCAAGCCTGGATGTTACAT AGAGAAAGTGGTGGTGCCGGCGACTAAGCCGTACATAACGTTTAAAGGAGGTGGGAAAGATGCGACGGTGATCGAATGGCACGACAGAGCCAGTGACCGTGGACCTAACGGACAGCAGCTGCGGACTTACAGAACTGCTTCTGTTACGGTGTTGGCCAACTATTTCTCAGCCAGAAACATCAGCTTCAAG AATACGGCACCGGCTCCGATGCCGGGAATGCAAGGATGGCAGGCGGTGGCGTTTCGTATATCTGGCGATAAGGCATACTTCTCGGGGTGTGGTTTCTATGGTGCCCAAGACACACTCTGCGACGATGTTGGACGCCATTACTTCAAAGAGTGCTACATCGAGGGTTCCATAGATTTCATCTTTGGAAATGGCCGTTCCATGTACAAA GACTGTGAGCTGCACTCGATAGCTTCCAAGTTCGGCTCCATTGCTGCACAGTTCAGA AAATCACCGGACGATAAATCCGGCTTCGCATTTCTCAACTGCCGGGTAACGGGTAAGGGTCCACTCTATGTGGGTCGGGCCATGGGCAAGTACGCCAGAATTGTATACTCCTACACATACTTCGACGACGTGGTCGCACATGGTGCATGGGATGACTGGAACACAACCAGTACAAA GACTGATTTTCTAGGAGTATACAAGTGCTGGGGTCCCGGAGCAGAGGCCCTGCGTGGTGTATCGTATGCGCCGGAGCTTGATTTCGACACGGCGCACCCATTTTTGAGGAAGAGCTTCGTCAACGGAAGACACTGGATAGCCCCAAATGATGCTTAA
- the LOC126793289 gene encoding peroxisome biogenesis protein 19-2-like isoform X1, which produces MADHSDDLDQLLDSALDDFQNLNLSKPSLESSKEAVETKREFPSLPSGVQGLGMGLPDLKTKKKGKQKVAGGSHVTEALDKLREQTREAVRGLETMSPQAGGDDFSKDPMMDEWVKQFEELAGGQDVGSVVETMMQQLLSKEILYEPMKEIGEKYPKWLKDNEATLSKEEYDRCFHQCELIKELNGVYENDSGNYNKIFEIMQKMQECGQPPNAIVQELAPDFDLSSLGQISPELLESQGNCCIM; this is translated from the exons aTGGCTGACCACTCCGACGACTTAGACCAACTACTTGACA GTGCTTTAGATGACTTCCAGAATCTCAACCTCAGCAAACCCTCCCTTGAAAG CAGTAAAGAAGCTGTAGAGACCAAGCGAGAATTTCCTTCATTGCCCTCTGGGGTTCAAGGACTTGGTATGGGATTACCTGACCTTAAAACTAAGAAGAAGGGGAAGCAAAAGGTTGCTGGGGGATCCCATGTCACAGAGGCGCTTGATAAGCTCAGAGAGCAGACGAGAGAGGCTGTTAGGGGTCTGGAAACCATGAGCCCACAAGCTGGGGGAGATGATTTTTCTAAGGATCCGATGATGGATGAGTGGGTCAAGCAGTTTGAGGAACTTGCTGGCGGTCAG GATGTGGGATCTGTGGTTGAGACCATGATGCAACAGCTTTTGTCCAAGGAGATTCTTTATGAACCAATGAAGGAAATCGGAGAAAAATATCCAAAGTGGTTGAAAGATAATGAAGCAACTTTGAGTAAAGAAGAATATGATCGTTGTTTCCACCAGTGTGAACTCATTAAAGAGCTTAATGGAGTGTATGAAAATGATTCTGGCAACTACAACAAAATCTTTGAGATCATGCAGAAAATGCAAGAATGCGGCCAACCACCTAATGCTATTGTGCAGGAACTTGCTCCCGATTTTGATCTATCTAGTCTTGGACAAAT ATCTCCAGAGTTGCTAGAGTCACAGGGAAATTGTTGTATTATGTGA
- the LOC126793289 gene encoding peroxisome biogenesis protein 19-2-like isoform X2, producing the protein MADHSDDLDQLLDSALDDFQNLNLSKPSLESKEAVETKREFPSLPSGVQGLGMGLPDLKTKKKGKQKVAGGSHVTEALDKLREQTREAVRGLETMSPQAGGDDFSKDPMMDEWVKQFEELAGGQDVGSVVETMMQQLLSKEILYEPMKEIGEKYPKWLKDNEATLSKEEYDRCFHQCELIKELNGVYENDSGNYNKIFEIMQKMQECGQPPNAIVQELAPDFDLSSLGQISPELLESQGNCCIM; encoded by the exons aTGGCTGACCACTCCGACGACTTAGACCAACTACTTGACA GTGCTTTAGATGACTTCCAGAATCTCAACCTCAGCAAACCCTCCCTTGAAAG TAAAGAAGCTGTAGAGACCAAGCGAGAATTTCCTTCATTGCCCTCTGGGGTTCAAGGACTTGGTATGGGATTACCTGACCTTAAAACTAAGAAGAAGGGGAAGCAAAAGGTTGCTGGGGGATCCCATGTCACAGAGGCGCTTGATAAGCTCAGAGAGCAGACGAGAGAGGCTGTTAGGGGTCTGGAAACCATGAGCCCACAAGCTGGGGGAGATGATTTTTCTAAGGATCCGATGATGGATGAGTGGGTCAAGCAGTTTGAGGAACTTGCTGGCGGTCAG GATGTGGGATCTGTGGTTGAGACCATGATGCAACAGCTTTTGTCCAAGGAGATTCTTTATGAACCAATGAAGGAAATCGGAGAAAAATATCCAAAGTGGTTGAAAGATAATGAAGCAACTTTGAGTAAAGAAGAATATGATCGTTGTTTCCACCAGTGTGAACTCATTAAAGAGCTTAATGGAGTGTATGAAAATGATTCTGGCAACTACAACAAAATCTTTGAGATCATGCAGAAAATGCAAGAATGCGGCCAACCACCTAATGCTATTGTGCAGGAACTTGCTCCCGATTTTGATCTATCTAGTCTTGGACAAAT ATCTCCAGAGTTGCTAGAGTCACAGGGAAATTGTTGTATTATGTGA
- the LOC126793289 gene encoding peroxisome biogenesis protein 19-2-like isoform X3, whose protein sequence is MFSIASNNSELGRISKEAVETKREFPSLPSGVQGLGMGLPDLKTKKKGKQKVAGGSHVTEALDKLREQTREAVRGLETMSPQAGGDDFSKDPMMDEWVKQFEELAGGQDVGSVVETMMQQLLSKEILYEPMKEIGEKYPKWLKDNEATLSKEEYDRCFHQCELIKELNGVYENDSGNYNKIFEIMQKMQECGQPPNAIVQELAPDFDLSSLGQISPELLESQGNCCIM, encoded by the exons ATGTTTTCGATCGCATCAAACAATAGCGAACTTGGTAGAATAAG TAAAGAAGCTGTAGAGACCAAGCGAGAATTTCCTTCATTGCCCTCTGGGGTTCAAGGACTTGGTATGGGATTACCTGACCTTAAAACTAAGAAGAAGGGGAAGCAAAAGGTTGCTGGGGGATCCCATGTCACAGAGGCGCTTGATAAGCTCAGAGAGCAGACGAGAGAGGCTGTTAGGGGTCTGGAAACCATGAGCCCACAAGCTGGGGGAGATGATTTTTCTAAGGATCCGATGATGGATGAGTGGGTCAAGCAGTTTGAGGAACTTGCTGGCGGTCAG GATGTGGGATCTGTGGTTGAGACCATGATGCAACAGCTTTTGTCCAAGGAGATTCTTTATGAACCAATGAAGGAAATCGGAGAAAAATATCCAAAGTGGTTGAAAGATAATGAAGCAACTTTGAGTAAAGAAGAATATGATCGTTGTTTCCACCAGTGTGAACTCATTAAAGAGCTTAATGGAGTGTATGAAAATGATTCTGGCAACTACAACAAAATCTTTGAGATCATGCAGAAAATGCAAGAATGCGGCCAACCACCTAATGCTATTGTGCAGGAACTTGCTCCCGATTTTGATCTATCTAGTCTTGGACAAAT ATCTCCAGAGTTGCTAGAGTCACAGGGAAATTGTTGTATTATGTGA
- the LOC126795474 gene encoding uncharacterized protein LOC126795474 encodes MNLEKGRAQGQGRARARSRARARGRVRNVENLYEEVASQDEQVDPGAVIRDEGRVLKLIKDISSLSAPSFHGGLDHMVADHWIESMETYFDIVMCSEIEKRMIATFFLKDDAMYWWKSTRRTVDVSTLTWEGFVTLFREKYFPVTVQEELELEFLDLVQGGMTVREYDARFAQLYRFVKPIGATSLAQKFLRGLKQEYKTIISALCLSTKELMYESALNMEQANKTHGGDVENMDNRGKCKAINSGNGSTGPKGGSWKRPRTYYQTPAKAACPSARTAHVRQLASVRCFVCNEMGHCATTCPKPKRTCCFKCGQVGHMARDCTRPPQGRQEHQQMQLPAGQARVCSGSTRHRSRRYLIYF; translated from the coding sequence ATGAATCTAGAGAAGGGTCGTGCACAAGGTCAAGGACGGGCAAGAGCCCGAAGTCGAGCGAGGGCTagaggccgagtccgcaatgtggagaacctctatgaggaggtGGCATCACAGGATGAACAGGTTGACCCCGGGGCAGTCATTAGAGACGAGGGTCGTGTGCTAAAGCTGATCAAAGACATTAGTAGTCTGTCAGCGCCATCATTCCATGGAggcctggatcatatggtggCAGATCATTGGATTGAGAGTATGGAAACCTACTTTGACATAGTGATGTGCTCTGAGAtcgagaagaggatgatagccacattcttCTTAAAAGATGATGCTATGTATTGGTGGAAGAGTACAAGACGGACTGTAGATGTGTCCACTCTGACTTGGGAGGGTTTTGTGACACTCTTTCGAGAAAAGTACTTCCCAGTTACAGTGCAGGAGGAATTAGAACTAGAGTTCCTTGATCTAGTACAAGGAGGTATGACCGTCAGGGAGTATGATGCCCGTTTTGCACAGTTGTATCGGTTTGTCAAGCCAATTGGTGCAACCTCCTTAGCCCAGAAATTTCTACGGGGACTTaagcaagagtacaagaccatcatatcaGCACTTTGTTTGTCTACCAAAGAGCTGATGTATGAGAGTGCCCTGAATATGGAACAGGCGAATAAGACTCACGGAGGAGATGTGGAAAATATGGATAATCGAGGAAAATGCAAGGCAATTAATTCAGGCAACGGGTCCACAGGACCGAAAGGTGGATCTTGGAAGAGGCCGAGAACCTATTACCAGACTCCAGCTAAGGCTGCATGTCCATCTGCTAGGACTGCACATGTTAGACAGTTAGCATCAGTAAGGTGTTTCGTTTGCAACGAAATGGGGCACTGCGCCACAACTTGTCCGAAACCAAAGAGAACATGCTGCTTTAAGTGTGGGCAAGTGGGACATATGGCTAGAGATTGCACCCGACCTCCGCAGGGTAGACAGGAACATCAGCAGATGCAGttaccagcgggccaagctagagtgtgtAGTGGGTCAACGAGACACAGGAGTAGAAGGTAccttatctatttttga
- the LOC126793301 gene encoding uncharacterized protein LOC126793301, whose protein sequence is MDHRQQLQLQQQQLLLQAQQEQEHHFIQPLQFPQPPYNPNTYPPHDPPQYQYQHPQFPHQNGYHQSNLYPQSAVLRPPDLTVPPLAAAVAVQSLLVQYSEASGSQWNAPPMGVWKFIRGA, encoded by the exons ATGGACCACCGCCAACAGCTTCAGCTTCAGCAACAGCAACTCCTCCTCCAAGCCCAACAAGAGCAAGAACACCACTTCATCCAACCACTCCAATTCCCACAACCCCCTTACAATCCCAACACCTACCCACCTCACGACCCTCCTCAATATCAATACCAGCACCCACAATTCCCACACCAAAATGGTTACCACCAATCAAATCTCTACCCCCAGTCGGCTGTGCTCCGGCCACCTGATCTCACGGTGCCACCGCTGGCTGCGGCGGTGGCTGTGCAGTCTCTTTTGGTGCAATACTCCGAGGCTTCGGGGTCTCAGTGGAACGCTCCACCAATG GGTGTTTGGAAGTTTATAAGAGGTGCATGA
- the LOC126793288 gene encoding uncharacterized protein LOC126793288 isoform X1, with amino-acid sequence MAWLLIFSSVIVIWIASLFKLLHGSYSPSKSAFLNESNDGGGGKKRNVLLVVAHPDDESMFFTPTINYLTSRRHTIHILCLSVGDADGKGNTRKEELYQASATLKVPQQQVKILDHPDLQDGFGNVWNHNLVAKIVEEEVITHGIDTILTFDNYGVSGHCNHRDVHYGVRNLLIASSQRNFEAWELVSTNILRKYSGPIDIWLSNLYSMQCSNEMLHCLVNEQPRKSFLAMAQHASQWVWFHKLFVAFSSCTYVNTLRKMK; translated from the exons ATGGCGTGGTTGTTGATTTTCTCGTCTGTGATTGTAATATGGATAGCTTCACTGTTCAAATTACTCCATGGTTCTTACTCACCTTCCAAGAGTGCTTTCTTAAATGAATCTAATGATG GTGGCGGTGGCAAGAAGAGAAATGTGTTGCTGGTCGTTGCCCACCCAGATGATGAGTCCAT GTTCTTTACTCCAACAATAAACTACCTTACTTCAAGACGGCATACTATTCACATTTTATGCTTGTCAGTTG GTGATGCAGATGGTAAAGGTAATACTAGAAAAGAAGAGCTCTACCAGGCTTCTGCAACCCTCAAG GTTCCACAGCAACAAGTCAAGATTCTGGACCATCCAGATCTACAG GATGGTTTTGGCAACGTCTGGAACCACAATTTAGTGGCAAAAATTGTTGAAGAGGAAGTCATAACTCATGGAATTGACACG ATACTTACTTTTGACAATTATGGAGTTTCGGGGCACTGTAACCACCGTGACGTGCATTATGGTGTAAG GAACCTTTTAATTGCATCGTCACAGAGGAATTTTGAAGCCTGGGAACTT GTCAGTACTAATATATTACGCAAGTATAGCGGACCAATCGATATATGGTTGTCGAACTTATATTCCATGCAATGCTCAAATGAAATGTTGCATTGCTTGGTAAATGAGCAACCCCGAAAGAGCTTCCTGGCGATGGCACAACACGCAAGCCAATGGGTTTG GTTTCACAAGCTTTTTGTGGCATTTTCCAGTTGCACATATGTGAACACGCTTAGAAAGATGAAGTAG
- the LOC126793288 gene encoding uncharacterized protein LOC126793288 isoform X2 has protein sequence MALDIDETQLFFTPTINYLTSRRHTIHILCLSVGDADGKGNTRKEELYQASATLKVPQQQVKILDHPDLQDGFGNVWNHNLVAKIVEEEVITHGIDTILTFDNYGVSGHCNHRDVHYGVRNLLIASSQRNFEAWELVSTNILRKYSGPIDIWLSNLYSMQCSNEMLHCLVNEQPRKSFLAMAQHASQWVWFHKLFVAFSSCTYVNTLRKMK, from the exons ATGGCCTTGGACATTGATGAAACTCAATT GTTCTTTACTCCAACAATAAACTACCTTACTTCAAGACGGCATACTATTCACATTTTATGCTTGTCAGTTG GTGATGCAGATGGTAAAGGTAATACTAGAAAAGAAGAGCTCTACCAGGCTTCTGCAACCCTCAAG GTTCCACAGCAACAAGTCAAGATTCTGGACCATCCAGATCTACAG GATGGTTTTGGCAACGTCTGGAACCACAATTTAGTGGCAAAAATTGTTGAAGAGGAAGTCATAACTCATGGAATTGACACG ATACTTACTTTTGACAATTATGGAGTTTCGGGGCACTGTAACCACCGTGACGTGCATTATGGTGTAAG GAACCTTTTAATTGCATCGTCACAGAGGAATTTTGAAGCCTGGGAACTT GTCAGTACTAATATATTACGCAAGTATAGCGGACCAATCGATATATGGTTGTCGAACTTATATTCCATGCAATGCTCAAATGAAATGTTGCATTGCTTGGTAAATGAGCAACCCCGAAAGAGCTTCCTGGCGATGGCACAACACGCAAGCCAATGGGTTTG GTTTCACAAGCTTTTTGTGGCATTTTCCAGTTGCACATATGTGAACACGCTTAGAAAGATGAAGTAG